A single window of Zea mays cultivar B73 chromosome 10, Zm-B73-REFERENCE-NAM-5.0, whole genome shotgun sequence DNA harbors:
- the LOC103641427 gene encoding L10-interacting MYB domain-containing protein, translating to MKEDNADWCDENVKIACEIFAEEVRAKNRSGSHLNKLGYNNVMVKFKERTGKTYSKLQFKNKWDKLKKDYSNWKQLGKETGCGWDPNKKLYVAPDWWWKKANIQFKGISKFKDKSLQNAEELSVMFEDLRNTGDDHWAPTSGELPQDSEAQIQDAINIEDENASDCGEDTPSSSTSKRRRVVVTDKGKKPKTTGGQWMQDQMSKLVELNKQTTTSCESMVLARTQETPGSSIKDVMQLVKACGAIAGSKEHFIATQVFTKKSEREMFLTLDTPEERFQWLSMKYEWMTMNKKG from the exons ATGAAGGAGGATAATGCAGACTGGTGCGATGAAAATGTTAAGATAGCTTGTGAAATATTTGCTGAGGAAGTAAGAGCAAAGAATAGATCAGGTTCTCACTTAAACAAGCTTGGGTACAACAATGTAATGGTCAAGTTCAAAGAGAGGACAGGGAAAACTTACAGCAAGCTACAGTTCAAAAATAAATGGGACAAGCTGAAAAAAGATTATAGTAATTGGAAACAACTGGGAAAAGAGACAGGATGTGGTTGGGACCCTAACAAGAAGTTGTATGTTGCTCCAGATTGGTGGTGGAAGAAGGCAAACATA CAATTCAAAGGCATTAGCAAGTTTAAAGACAAGTCACTTCAAAATGCAGAAGAATTGAGTGTCAtgtttgaagaccttcggaacacCGGTGATGATCACTGGGCCCCAACCAGTGGTGAGCTACCCCAAGACAGTGAAGCACAAATACAAGATGCCATCAACATTgaagatgaaaatgctagtgattgtGGGGAAGACACACCATCTAGTTCCACATCCAAGAGACGTCGTGTGGTTGTGACAGATAAAGGTAAAAAACCAAAGACTACGGGAGGACAATGGATGCAAGACCAGATGTCTAAACTTGTTGAATTGAATAAGCAGACAACAACATCTTGTGAGTCTATGGTCctggcaagaacacaagagacacctgGATCTTCCATAAAAGATGTTATGCAATTGGTGAAGGCATGTGGTGCTATAGCTGGCAGCAAAGAGCACTTCATTGCAACTCAAGTCTTTACCAAAAAAAGTGAAAGAGAAATGTTCTTGACTTTGGATACACCCGAAGAGCGCTTTCAGTGGTTATCAATGAAGTATGAATGGATGACAATGAACAAGAAGGGCTAG
- the LOC103641428 gene encoding uncharacterized protein: MFGDIQMSSSSESDVDDSSSEEDEMFDVRVMQLMRQNQTNICLTANLMCNYFFTYFDKNEPRTSQLLGFGWVIETLVTPGESHRMFRMDASLFYQLHDILVNEYGLTSSMHMNSMESLAIFLVTCGHSWSNTALQNKFKHSGETISRKFMQVLCCVVGMSNQYIRPKDPNFRNVHSRIRNDPRMWPHFKDCIGAIDGTHICANPPPQDFLRYLGRSGKATQNVMAVVDFDMRFTFASIGQPGSMHDTSVLYNALQIDEDIFPHPPLGKYYVVDAGYPNRPGYLSPYKGQRYHVPEWRRGPAPSGEQEMFNHLHSSLRNVVERVFGVWKMKWRILLNMPKYPMVKQKMIVAATMCLHNFIRQHHALDKDFERCDRDQDYVPTIPARYRNQVLSQSSSDTTSHANDRTMDRFRDDLALAISSSRA; this comes from the exons ATGTTTGGTGATATACAGATGTCTTCTTCATCTGAAAGTGATGTTGATGACAGCTCTTCAGAAGAGGATGAAATGTTTGATGTGAGGGTCATGCAACTGATGAGACAGAATCAAACAAATATTTGTCTTACAGCAAACCTCATGTGCAATTATTTCTTTACCTACTTTGACAAGAATGAGCCAAGGACTTCACAACTGCTTGGATTTGGTTGGGTGATAGAAACATTGGTGACTCCAGGAGAAAGTCATAGGATGTTTAGAATGGATGCATCTCTATTTTATCAGCTACATGACATTTTGGTTAATGAGTATGGACTAACCTCTTCTATGCATATGAACTCGATGGAATCATTAGCTATATTTCTTGTTACATGTGGACATTCTTGGTCAAACACTGCTCTTCAGAATAAATTCAAACATTCTGGGGAAACAATTAGTAGAAAATTTATGCAAGTTCTCTGTTGTGTGGTGGGCATGTCCAACCAATATATAAGGCCTAAAGATCCAAACTTTCGTAATGTGCACAGTAGGATAAGAAATGATCCAAGGATGTGGCCACACTTTAAAGATTGCATTGGAGCCATTGATGGGACTCATATTTGTGCAAATCCACCTCCACAAGATTTTCTTAGGTACCTAGGAAGATCTGGTAAAGCAACACAAAATGTGATggcagttgttgattttgatatgCGTTTCACCTTTGCCTCTATTGGTCAACCTGGTTCCATGCATGATACAAGTGTTCTCTATAATGCTCTACAAATAGATGAAGATATCTTCCCACATCCACCTCTGG GGAAATATTATGTTGTTGATGCTGGATATCCGAATAGACCTGGATACTTATCACCATATAAAGGTCAAAGGTACCATGTTCCAGAGTGGAGAAGAGGCCCAGCTCCTAGTGGCGAGCAAGAGATGTTCAACCATTTGCACTCAAGTCTTCGCAATGTTGTTGAGCGTGTATTTGGTGTATGGAAGATGAAATGGAGAATTCTTCTCAACATGCCAAAATATCCAATGGTAAAGCAAAAGATGATTGTTGCAGCTACCATGTGTCTCCACAACTTTATTCGTCAACATCATGCACTTGACAAGGATTTTGAGAGATGTGACCGAGACCAAGATTATGTGCCCACTATACCAGCAAGGTATAGGAACCAAGTCCTTTCTCAAAGTTCATCGGATACCACATCACATGCTAATGACAGGACAATGGACAGATTCCGTGATGATCTTGCTCTTGCTATTAGTTCATCTAGGGCATAA